GTGACGGACCGGCGGAAATTCTGACCGTGTTTCCCGTGCCCGACGCCCTCACGGACGTGCACACCACGTATCTCGAAGGCGAGCCGCCGATTCCCTGGTCAGAGCCCTAGGGATCCGCGAGCAAGCGGCATCATCAGGAGTGGATGCCTCCGCCCCCTAGACCGCGACTTCGTCCCAAGGTTTGCCTACCCGCGAGACCGGCTCCTACACTTCCAACGCGAACTTGATTGAGTGCGGTAAGAGTTACGGGCGGGCCTGGCTGGCCTCGGTCCGAGGAGGGAATCTCGTGAACGTCTTTTCATGGAAGCGAACCGTCTCCCTGGGGCTGCTGGCCGTGCTCGTGGTGGCCGCCGTGGGATGCGGTGAGGCCGGCAGCGACGAGCCGTTTCGGATCGGCGTGATGGAGTCCGTCACGGGCCCCGGCGAGACCTACGGCACCGTGGCGGTGCAGTCCAAGGAAATGGCCGTGGCCGAGATCAACGCCGCGGGCGGCATCAACGGGCGCATGCTTGAGCTCGTCGTCGAAGACTCGAAGTGCAACGCCCAGGACGCCATCACGGCCTACACCAAGCTCACCGACGTGGACGGGGTGAAGATCATCCTCGGCACGTCGTGCAGCGGCGCAATGCTCGGCGCCGCGCCCCTGGCCGAAGCGGATGGCGTCGTCATGTTCTCCGGATTGGCGACCAACCCGGACATCGCGGAGGCCGGCGACTACATCTTCCGCACCTCGTTGAGCGACGCGACCGTGGGCGTCGACACGGGCAACGTGCTCTGGGCCGACGGGATTCGCCGGCTGGCGACCATCAGCGAGTCGACCGACTACGCCGAGGGCGTCCGGCGGACCACGGCTGAACACTTCCAGAGCCTGGGCGGTGAGGTTGTGGGTGAGGAGCGCTACGCCTCCGACACCACCGACTTCCGCACCCAGTTGGAGAAGCTGCTCGGCGCGAACCCGGACGCCGTGCACATCGCCGCCCAGTCCGAGTTCACCGGCGGAACCGTCATCAAACAGCTCCGAGAACTGGGCTACGACGGTCCGATCTACGCCGACGTGGTGCCGATCGGGACGACGGCCCTGGAAATCGCGGGCGAAGCCGCGACGGGCGTGAAGGCCATCACGCCGGACCTCGACCCGGCCAACGCCAAAGCGCAGGAAGTGCTGGCGAACTTCAAGGACCGCTATGACTACGTCACGCTGCCCTGGTTCCTCGGCTCGGCGTATGACAACGTCTACATCGCCGCCGAGTGCCTCAAGAAGACCGGCGACGACCAGGATGCCGATGGGTTCCGCGACTGCCTCTACGAGATCACCTGGAGCGGGACGATCGGCGACAACTACAGCTTCGACGAGAAAGGCGAAGTCGTCGGCCTGTCCAATGCGGTGCTGGAGGTGCTGCCGGTAGCCGAGCGCACCGAGGAGAACGGGGGCTACAAGGTCCTGGGCGCCGCACCGACCGGGTGAGCCCGTCCGCATCGTCGGCAGATCCGAGGGGGCGGCCCAGCTTTGGTGGGCCGCCCCACGGTCGCCTCAGCTGAAGCCGTGGGCCGCCACTCTTCCGCACCCGGAGCGCTAGCGAGGCGACGCCCACGCCCTGTTGCCCAATGAGTTTGGCGCAACTCAAGGTGGCCGCGCTGTCCAGCGCGCTGCGCATTCGCGAGCACCACAACCGGGCGTTGGCGACCACGCTGTCCACGGCGGTCATCGCCTACGTCGGCTGGAAGATCGTCCAGTCGCCCGAGCAAGCGTTGCAGTTCGCCTTCAACGGCCTGCCGGTGGGCGCCGTCTATGCGTTGCTGGCGCTGGGATTCACCCTCGTCTACAGCACGGTCTGGTTCTTCGATCTGTACTACGGCGCGGCCGCCGCGCTCGGCGCCTACGGCGTCTTCTATTTGCGGTCGCAGGACTTTCTGGGCGGTCGCTACGACGTCAACAATCATTTCGTCAATATCGCGTTTGCAGCCGTGGTTGCCGGGGTCGTCGCATGGGCGCTCCACGAAAACTTCCACAGCCGTCTGCGGAGCCGCGTCAGACCGAACGTGCTGCTCGGGGTTGGCGCCCTGCTCACCGGGGCGGTTGGCATCTATATGTGGCTGGTCCTTGCCAATCCAAGCAACCTCAACGGCCTGCTCAGCCCGGTCATCGGCGTGTCCGTCGCGACGGTGGCGCTCTGGGCGTTGCAGCGGGCCTACCGGCGCCTGTCATTCGGCAGGGGCCGGTCGGCCATCGTTGCTCTTGTCCCAGCCGCGACGGCCCTCGGGGCCTACTGCGGCTTCCTCGTGGCGGTTACCCCCGAATCCAAGCTCTACTTGAGCTGGGGCGTGTCCTGCCTGCTGGCGGGGGCCGTGAGCCTGGCTCTCTACCGAGGTCTCTACGTGTACATGCGCCTCAGGGCCAAGTCGCCATTGATCATGCTGGTTGCCTCGCTCGGGATCCTGTTGGCGATCACCGCCATCATCACCATCGTCTTCCGAGCCGCGCCGCGCCCCCTGCCGGAAGCCTTCGGCAGCGACGTGTGGACCATCGCCGGCGCGAACATCAAGGGTTTCAACGTCTTCGCGATCGGCGTGGCGCTCGCCGGCTTCACCGGCCTGCTGGTCCTCCTCAAACGGACCGCCTTCGGGACGGCGGTACGAGCCATCGGCGATGATGAAGAAGTGTCGAAGGTCGTGGGCATCAACACCACGGTCGTCATTGCCGTCGTCTTCTTCATTGGTGCGATGTTCGCCGCCCTCGCCGGGATTCTCAGCGGCCACGACACCGCCATCCAGCCCCGCATGGGCCTGCTGCTGCTCCTCAAAGGCTGGATCGCCTCTGTGATCGGCGGCATCGGGAATCTGCACGGTGCCATCATCGGCGGCTTCGCCTTGGGCATGATCGAGCAGTTCGGCATCTGGGATCTGGCCGGCGAGTGGAAGGACGTCATTTCGTTCGTGGTCCTCATCATTTTCCTGTCGTTCTGGCCTCAGGGCCTCTTGCCGCGGAGATAGCGCCGTGGCAATGAGTACCCAGGCCATCGGCAATCTGCTGCGGCGGACACGCGATCTGCGGCGGCGCCCCCGATTTGGCAAGGGAAACATCGAGCTCTGGGCCAACCTGGTCATCCTGTCCTGGGCGGCGGGGTTCATGCTGTGGCAAGGCGTCGGCTTCGCCATCAACGTGAGCACGTTCTTCGCCATCTGGGCGATCTTGGCGGTCAGCCTGAACCTGGTGGTGGGCTATACCGGCCTGCTGTCCGTGGGACACGTCGGATTCTTTGGCATCGGGGCCTATGCGATGGCGATCCTCAGCTCCGACGCCTCATACGAGCAGCTGCGCACGGAAGCCATCCCCACTTTCGGCTGGCCCTTCTTTGCCGCGCTGCCGGTCAGCGTGATCCTGGCCGGGTTGGTGGCGATCGTGGTGGGCGTTGCCTTCAACCGATTCCGAGACGACATTTACGTCCTCGTCTCCTTCGGTTTCGCCGTCATCGCCTTCAATATCTTCTTGAACTGGCGCGCGCTGACCCGGGGGGCCTTTGGCATTCATGAGATCGCCAGGCCCGAGATCGGCGGGTGGACGCTCAACGGCGCGTTCGAGTTTCTCGTCCTGGTGCTCGTGTTCCTCGCCACCGTCGTAGTGATTTCGTGGTTCATCGTGACCTCATCGTTTGGACGGGTGCTCAAAGCCATCCGGGAGGATGAGCAAGCCATCGAGGTCTTTGGCTACCAGACCGCCCACTACAAGCTCGCCGTCTGGGTGATCTCCGCGATGATGGCGGGACTGGCGGGCGCGCTGCTCGCCAGCAAGACCAGCTTCATCGATCCCAATTCGTTCATCCTGCTGGAATCGATTCTCCTAGTCTCCATCGTCATCCTCGGCGGGCTGGCCACGATCTGGGGATCGCTGCTGGGGGCCATGGCCTTCGTGATGCTCGAAGAGGGCATGCGCTTCCTGCCGTTTCTGCCCAACGAGCACATCGGTCAGGCCCGGCAGGTCGTGCTGGGAATCTTGCTCGTGCTGATGATGTTGTTCCGGCCGCAAGGCCTGGTCGGGAAGTTCAGGCTATGAAAACCGAAGTCGATCCCCGCGTATTCGCCCTGGAGACGAAGGCGATCTCCAAGAGCTTCGGCGCGGTTCGCGCCGTGGACGAACTCTCGATGTCCATCTTCCGAGAGTGGATCACCTGCATCGTGGGTCCGAACGGCTCGGGCAAGTCGACCTTGATCAACCTGTTGAGCGGGATGCTGCCCATTGACGAAGGCATCGTCGTCATCGACACCGTTGGAATCCGCGTCCTGAAGGCGCACGAGACGCCGGATCACGGGATCACCAGGACCTTCCAGGAAGTGCGGCTCTTCGACCAGATCAGCGTGTGGGACAACATCATGGTCGGCCTCACCGAACGCCGCCTGTTTCCCTCGCTCCTGGAGCGGACGAAGCGCCGCCACGAAGAGAAGGCCGAGGAGATTCTCCGGAGCGTCGGGATGTGGGAGAAGCGCGACGCCATGGCCGGCGATTTGTCCTACGGCCAGCGCAAGCTGCTGGAGATCGGCCGCGTGATGGCCCTGGACGTGAACATCTATCTGTTCGACGAGCCCTTTGCCGGCCTCTTTCCCCGGATGCTGGAACGCGTCAAGGCCATCCTGAAGGAGATGCGCCGGCAGAAGCGCACCGTCATCTTCGTCTCCCACAACATGGATATCGTGCGCGAGCTGTCCGACCACATTTTCGTGCTGGACAGCGGCAGCCTGCTTGCCGTGGGAGAGGTCGACGAGGTGCTCGGCAGGTCCACCGTCATCGACGCCTACCTGGGCCACTAGCTATGGACGGCAATGCCGGAACGATGTTCCTCGAGATGGTCGACATCTCCGTGCGCTACGGGGCCGTGCGCGCACTGACCGACGTGTCGCTGGGGGTCCGGAAGGGCGAAGTCGTCGCGGTGATGGGTCCCAACGGGGCCGGAAAATCCACCGTGCTCAAGGCCATCATGGGCCTCGCGCCCGTGGTCGGCGGCGAAGTCTACTGGCGTCAGGAACCGCTAGATGCGGCGACCCACGAGATCGTCAAACAGGGCATCGCGTTCGTGCCGCAAGGCCGGCGCGTCTTCACCCATCTCACCATTCAAGAGAACCTGGAGATGGGCTGCCTCTATCTGAACGACGACACCGAGAAGGCCCGCCGCCTCGATTCAGTCCTGGAGCTCTTCCCGATCCTGCACGAGAAGCGCCGCGACTACGCCAGCCAGATGTCCGGCGGGCAGCAGCAAATGCTGGCCCTGGGCCGCGGGCTCATGGCCGCCCCGGACGTGCTGCTGCTCGACGAGCCGACCCTGGGCCTGGCGCCAGTCGTGGTCAAGGAGGTGTTTCAGAAAGTCGCCGAGATCAGCGAGCGACTCAACACCACCATCATGGTCGTCGAGCACAACATCAAAGGCGTGCTCGACATCGTCGACCGCGCCTACGTCCTCGACATGGGCCGCGTCGTCCACGACGGCACGCCCCAATCGGTCCAAGAGACCGACATCCTGACCCAGGTCTTCTTGGGCAAGGTCGACGCGGGGGAAGACCAAGACGCGGAGTAGGGGTGCGAGGCACCATCAAGCGAGATCCGACGCACCACGCACGGCCTCGGGATCGTCGCACGGATCAATCCTAGACTCTCGCTCTGGGAGACGCTTGCAAACCCCGGTAGTGCTGATCACAGTCGGCGCAGGCTG
This sequence is a window from Chloroflexota bacterium. Protein-coding genes within it:
- a CDS encoding ABC transporter substrate-binding protein, giving the protein MNVFSWKRTVSLGLLAVLVVAAVGCGEAGSDEPFRIGVMESVTGPGETYGTVAVQSKEMAVAEINAAGGINGRMLELVVEDSKCNAQDAITAYTKLTDVDGVKIILGTSCSGAMLGAAPLAEADGVVMFSGLATNPDIAEAGDYIFRTSLSDATVGVDTGNVLWADGIRRLATISESTDYAEGVRRTTAEHFQSLGGEVVGEERYASDTTDFRTQLEKLLGANPDAVHIAAQSEFTGGTVIKQLRELGYDGPIYADVVPIGTTALEIAGEAATGVKAITPDLDPANAKAQEVLANFKDRYDYVTLPWFLGSAYDNVYIAAECLKKTGDDQDADGFRDCLYEITWSGTIGDNYSFDEKGEVVGLSNAVLEVLPVAERTEENGGYKVLGAAPTG
- a CDS encoding branched-chain amino acid ABC transporter permease, whose translation is MSLAQLKVAALSSALRIREHHNRALATTLSTAVIAYVGWKIVQSPEQALQFAFNGLPVGAVYALLALGFTLVYSTVWFFDLYYGAAAALGAYGVFYLRSQDFLGGRYDVNNHFVNIAFAAVVAGVVAWALHENFHSRLRSRVRPNVLLGVGALLTGAVGIYMWLVLANPSNLNGLLSPVIGVSVATVALWALQRAYRRLSFGRGRSAIVALVPAATALGAYCGFLVAVTPESKLYLSWGVSCLLAGAVSLALYRGLYVYMRLRAKSPLIMLVASLGILLAITAIITIVFRAAPRPLPEAFGSDVWTIAGANIKGFNVFAIGVALAGFTGLLVLLKRTAFGTAVRAIGDDEEVSKVVGINTTVVIAVVFFIGAMFAALAGILSGHDTAIQPRMGLLLLLKGWIASVIGGIGNLHGAIIGGFALGMIEQFGIWDLAGEWKDVISFVVLIIFLSFWPQGLLPRR
- a CDS encoding branched-chain amino acid ABC transporter permease, with product MSTQAIGNLLRRTRDLRRRPRFGKGNIELWANLVILSWAAGFMLWQGVGFAINVSTFFAIWAILAVSLNLVVGYTGLLSVGHVGFFGIGAYAMAILSSDASYEQLRTEAIPTFGWPFFAALPVSVILAGLVAIVVGVAFNRFRDDIYVLVSFGFAVIAFNIFLNWRALTRGAFGIHEIARPEIGGWTLNGAFEFLVLVLVFLATVVVISWFIVTSSFGRVLKAIREDEQAIEVFGYQTAHYKLAVWVISAMMAGLAGALLASKTSFIDPNSFILLESILLVSIVILGGLATIWGSLLGAMAFVMLEEGMRFLPFLPNEHIGQARQVVLGILLVLMMLFRPQGLVGKFRL
- a CDS encoding ATP-binding cassette domain-containing protein, producing the protein MKTEVDPRVFALETKAISKSFGAVRAVDELSMSIFREWITCIVGPNGSGKSTLINLLSGMLPIDEGIVVIDTVGIRVLKAHETPDHGITRTFQEVRLFDQISVWDNIMVGLTERRLFPSLLERTKRRHEEKAEEILRSVGMWEKRDAMAGDLSYGQRKLLEIGRVMALDVNIYLFDEPFAGLFPRMLERVKAILKEMRRQKRTVIFVSHNMDIVRELSDHIFVLDSGSLLAVGEVDEVLGRSTVIDAYLGH
- a CDS encoding ABC transporter ATP-binding protein, producing MDGNAGTMFLEMVDISVRYGAVRALTDVSLGVRKGEVVAVMGPNGAGKSTVLKAIMGLAPVVGGEVYWRQEPLDAATHEIVKQGIAFVPQGRRVFTHLTIQENLEMGCLYLNDDTEKARRLDSVLELFPILHEKRRDYASQMSGGQQQMLALGRGLMAAPDVLLLDEPTLGLAPVVVKEVFQKVAEISERLNTTIMVVEHNIKGVLDIVDRAYVLDMGRVVHDGTPQSVQETDILTQVFLGKVDAGEDQDAE